In Cicer arietinum cultivar CDC Frontier isolate Library 1 chromosome 7, Cicar.CDCFrontier_v2.0, whole genome shotgun sequence, a single window of DNA contains:
- the LOC101495501 gene encoding beta-amyrin 11-oxidase-like encodes MESEWFLLLGSILLGWYIFGKKVVRNMNEWYYDNKLRKKEYPLPPGDMGWPIVGNLWPFYKYFSSGQPDTFINNIVNKYGRNGIYKTHLFGTPSIIVTAPAICKKILVDDVNFKLSYPKALIQLTQPRRANMKHRNLKRLLMAPMAGHNVLAMYLEFVEDVVINKLEELSSMKHPIELLNETRNITFNVILHIFIGPFDQAVFKKFGDLFSIMSTGLYTIVPINAPFLPFRKALQARKKLCKIGQSIIEERRKMKKNGQIGEKKYLVDILMEVDDNMGKNLEDEIIINYLILYLFAGHESTATLMMLSITYLTQNPLCLKKAKEEQEEIVKARPSTQKGLSIMEIKKMVYLSQIINETLRLANNAFAIFREATTDINFDGYCIPKGWKVIVWPRAIHMNPEFHSDSGAFNPDRWNDYNSATGTFIPFGVGPRLCPGNDLTIFETSIFLHHFLLNYKLERINPECAFTNLPTNKPIDNCLAKIVKLSSS; translated from the exons ATGGAATCTGAATGGTTTTTGTTGTTGGGTAGCATTTTGTTGGGATGGTACATTTTTGGTAAGAAAGTAGTGAGAAATATGAATGAGTGgtattatgataataaattgaGAAAGAAAGAATACCCACTACCACCTGGTGACATGGGATGGCCTATTGTTGGAAATCTATGGCCCttttacaaatatttctcaTCCGGCCAACCTGATACTTTCATCAACAATATTGTCAACAA ATATGGGCGAAATGGTATCTACAAGACACACTTGTTTGGGACACCAAGCATCATTGTCACTGCACCAGCAATTTGCAAGAAAATATTGGTAGATGATGTAAACTTTAAGCTTTCTTATCCAAAAGCCTTGATTCAACTAACACAACCTAGACGTGCAAATATGAAACATAGAAATCTGAAACGACTACTCATGGCTCCTATGGCTGGTCACAATGTGTTAGCAATGTACTTAGAGTTTGTGGAGGATGTTGTGATCAATAAGTTAGAAGAATTGTCCAGCATGAAACACCCTATTGAGCTCCTTAATGAGACAAGGAATATTACTTTTAATGTTATCCTTCACATTTTTATCGGCCCTTTTGATCAAGCTgtctttaaaaaatttggagATTTATTTAGTATTATGTCTACTGGCCTTTACACTATAGTTCCCATAAATGCACCTTTTTTGCCATTCAGAAAAGCACTTCAG GCCCGAAAGAAGTTATGCAAAATAGGTCAATCTATTATTGAAGAAAGgagaaagatgaaaaaaaatggGCAAATTGGGGAAAAGAAATATCTTGTAGATATTCTTATGGAAGTTGATGACAACATGGGTAAAAATTTGGAGGATGAGATCATTATTAACTACCTAATCCTTTATCTATTTGCTGGTCATGAATCAACTGCAACTCTTATGATGTTGTCAATTACATATCTTACACAAAATCCACTTTGTTTGAAAAAAGCCAAG GAAGAGCAAGAAGAAATCGTGAAAGCAAGACCATCCACACAAAAAGGATTAAGTATTatggaaattaaaaaaatggtttATCTTTCTCAG ATTATTAATGAAACATTACGGTTGGCTAATAATGCCTTTGCAATATTTAGAGAAGCAACAACAGATATCAACTTCGATG GTTATTGCATACCAAAAGGATGGAAAGTGATAGTTTGGCCGAGAGCTATTCATATGAATCCGGAGTTTCACTCAGATTCAGGAGCATTTAATCCAGATAGATGGAAT GATTATAATTCAGCAACAGGAACTTTTATTCCTTTCGGAGTAGGACCACGACTATGTCCAGGAAATGATCTAACCATATTTGAGACATCAATATTTCTACATCATTTCCTCCTTAATTACAA gtTGGAGCGAATAAATCCGGAATGTGCTTTTACTAATTTACCCACTAATAAGCCAATAGACAATTGTCTCGCCAAGATCGTAAAACTCTCTAGTTCTTAA